From the Martelella mediterranea DSM 17316 genome, one window contains:
- a CDS encoding GUN4 domain-containing protein — MNRLFRNKTLLAICAVIAAIVVSALTFLDGTGAHDPAHRYEAMRAALASGDFRAANTEASEITLILANRTNDGWLGKDDVENLPCADIIYMDRLFSEASGGKFGLSAQREVLDNLPLDDSGSGRLSENPDRLVAFVEAVGWRRDGQWLTYDAMSFSPEDAPKGHLPVFKPKDGIRIPFKSRDGRPQTGGALFDLLESRLGECEPVAAG, encoded by the coding sequence ATGAACAGGCTTTTCAGGAACAAGACCCTTCTTGCCATCTGCGCCGTCATCGCTGCCATCGTGGTCAGCGCGCTGACCTTTCTCGACGGCACCGGCGCGCATGACCCGGCCCACCGCTACGAGGCAATGAGGGCCGCGCTTGCCAGCGGCGATTTCCGCGCCGCCAATACCGAGGCCTCCGAAATCACGCTGATCCTCGCCAACCGCACCAATGACGGCTGGCTCGGCAAGGATGACGTCGAAAACCTGCCCTGCGCCGACATCATCTATATGGATCGGCTGTTTTCCGAAGCCTCCGGCGGCAAGTTCGGCCTTTCCGCCCAGCGCGAGGTGCTGGATAACCTTCCGCTAGATGACTCGGGTAGCGGGCGACTGTCTGAAAATCCGGATCGGCTCGTCGCTTTCGTTGAGGCCGTCGGGTGGCGCAGGGACGGCCAATGGCTCACCTATGACGCCATGTCGTTTTCGCCGGAGGACGCGCCGAAAGGCCATCTGCCGGTGTTCAAGCCGAAAGACGGCATCCGCATCCCCTTCAAATCCCGCGACGGACGCCCCCAGACCGGCGGCGCGCTTTTCGATCTTCTGGAGAGCCGGCTTGGCGAATGCGAGCCGGTCGCCGCCGGCTAG
- the feoB gene encoding ferrous iron transport protein B translates to MSHCAPADANFDRNDIPRIAMIGQPNTGKSMLYNRITGASAYVGNWPGITVSLSNARVKLSGRELEFVDLPGIYDLEGFSEDETVVADFLKTYPVDLVIIVINASQIDRQILMPLQVRQLGLPAVVMLNMADEARKNGIVIDTEALSARLGLPVHLISAKYGEGYPEAIASVDAALAARVDMAPVLADYEELRATLMSEETLAETLSGAVVYPENPPVTMTQKLDRFLLHPVFGLPLFFAVMLFVFYIVWTIGLPSQDWVGAITDWIQNRILDPVLGLGPSWLQNFVINGIWLGVATVASFVPLIMLFFFCMAAVEDSGYLSRAAYLMDTWMRRIGLDGRSFVMQMMGFGCNVPALMGTRVMRSQPLRLLTMLIIPFSLCSARLAVFVFIIAAVFPPAQGPLVLFSFYVISFVAAFIAAAIFSRSKQFKNTEPFVLELPPYRVPTLRQVWLRGYGELREFLHRATNFIVIGTVAVWFLTNFPTNATGLDTWGGKLGELLQPVMAPIGINPYLTLALIFGFIAKEVVIGSLSTIYAMSSGLVAHQIATTVSPAAAYSFCLFCLLYTPCLTTVATVRAESRSTLFMVFSLIVSLVYAWLVAFAFYQGALLLGWK, encoded by the coding sequence ATGAGCCATTGCGCACCCGCTGACGCCAATTTCGACCGCAACGACATTCCGCGCATCGCCATGATCGGCCAGCCGAATACCGGCAAGTCGATGCTTTATAACCGCATCACCGGCGCGAGCGCCTATGTCGGCAACTGGCCGGGGATCACGGTTTCGCTGTCCAATGCGCGGGTGAAGCTCTCCGGCCGCGAACTGGAATTCGTCGACCTTCCCGGGATTTACGACCTGGAGGGCTTTTCCGAGGATGAGACGGTCGTCGCCGACTTTCTGAAGACCTACCCGGTCGACCTTGTCATCATCGTCATCAACGCCAGCCAGATCGACCGGCAGATCCTGATGCCGCTTCAGGTCAGGCAGCTTGGCCTGCCGGCCGTCGTGATGCTGAATATGGCGGACGAGGCCCGCAAGAACGGCATCGTCATCGACACCGAAGCGCTGTCGGCGCGGCTCGGCCTGCCCGTCCACCTGATCAGCGCGAAATATGGCGAGGGCTATCCCGAAGCGATCGCCAGCGTCGATGCCGCCCTCGCCGCGCGCGTCGACATGGCCCCTGTTCTTGCAGACTATGAAGAATTGCGCGCTACGCTGATGAGCGAGGAGACGCTGGCCGAAACGCTGTCCGGCGCCGTCGTCTATCCCGAGAACCCGCCGGTCACGATGACGCAGAAGCTCGATCGCTTCCTGCTGCACCCCGTCTTCGGCCTGCCGCTGTTCTTCGCGGTGATGCTGTTTGTCTTCTACATCGTCTGGACCATCGGCCTGCCCTCGCAGGACTGGGTCGGCGCCATCACCGACTGGATCCAGAACCGCATCCTCGATCCGGTGCTCGGCCTTGGACCGAGCTGGCTGCAGAATTTCGTCATCAACGGCATCTGGCTCGGCGTCGCCACCGTCGCCTCCTTCGTGCCGCTGATCATGCTGTTCTTCTTCTGCATGGCGGCGGTGGAAGACAGCGGCTACCTCTCCCGCGCCGCCTATCTGATGGACACGTGGATGCGCCGCATCGGCCTCGACGGGCGTTCCTTCGTGATGCAGATGATGGGCTTCGGCTGCAACGTGCCGGCGCTGATGGGAACGCGGGTGATGCGATCGCAGCCGCTCCGGCTGCTGACCATGCTGATCATCCCCTTCTCGCTCTGTTCGGCGCGGCTTGCGGTGTTCGTGTTCATCATCGCGGCGGTCTTCCCGCCGGCGCAGGGGCCGCTGGTGCTGTTCTCCTTCTACGTCATCTCCTTCGTCGCCGCGTTTATCGCCGCCGCGATCTTCTCGCGCTCGAAGCAGTTCAAGAACACGGAGCCGTTCGTGCTTGAACTGCCGCCCTACCGCGTGCCGACGCTCCGCCAGGTCTGGCTTCGGGGTTATGGCGAACTCAGGGAATTCCTGCATCGGGCGACGAACTTCATCGTCATCGGCACGGTCGCCGTCTGGTTCCTCACCAATTTCCCGACCAACGCCACCGGGCTCGACACCTGGGGCGGAAAGCTCGGCGAACTGCTGCAGCCGGTCATGGCACCGATCGGCATCAATCCCTATCTGACGCTGGCGCTGATCTTCGGCTTCATCGCCAAGGAGGTGGTGATCGGCTCGCTGTCGACCATCTACGCCATGTCCTCCGGCCTCGTCGCCCACCAGATCGCGACCACCGTGTCGCCGGCGGCGGCCTATTCCTTCTGCCTGTTCTGCCTGCTCTACACGCCCTGCCTGACGACGGTCGCGACCGTGCGGGCGGAAAGCCGCTCGACGCTGTTCATGGTGTTCTCGCTGATCGTTTCGCTGGTCTATGCGTGGCTGGTGGCTTTCGCCTTCTATCAGGGCGCCCTTCTGCTGGGCTGGAAATAG
- a CDS encoding FeoA family protein gives MDDPVIETALEGRIVSLESLQPGESGIVEIVEAGQFENGLSVRLRALGLSNSHQVSMVRRGWFGGPLVVRAGKATEIAIRRSEAELVKVRKI, from the coding sequence ATGGACGATCCGGTCATTGAAACAGCGCTCGAAGGTCGCATCGTCTCGCTGGAAAGCCTCCAGCCCGGCGAGAGCGGCATTGTCGAGATCGTCGAGGCCGGACAGTTCGAAAACGGACTTTCCGTGCGCCTCAGGGCGCTCGGGCTTTCCAACAGCCATCAGGTTTCCATGGTGCGTCGCGGCTGGTTCGGCGGCCCTTTGGTTGTGCGCGCCGGCAAGGCGACCGAAATCGCCATTCGTCGTTCCGAAGCCGAACTCGTCAAGGTTCGCAAGATCTGA
- a CDS encoding ferritin, translating to MTVTNSGALAPQLNELLNGEMEAARFYFQAAAWCNQRNMAGCQAFLLAQATEELDHMRRFLAYLFDLDFAVKIADMQAPEIQAQTPRELFAAILETEKKVTRNIYAATTRAEEEGDHATFEFLQWFVREQREEETQFSDILAKIDLIGEGPHALYFIDQEISRIGGAE from the coding sequence ATGACAGTCACCAATTCGGGAGCGCTCGCGCCACAGCTCAACGAGCTATTGAATGGCGAAATGGAAGCCGCCCGCTTCTATTTCCAGGCTGCCGCCTGGTGCAACCAGCGCAATATGGCCGGTTGCCAGGCCTTTCTTCTGGCGCAGGCGACCGAGGAGCTGGATCATATGCGCCGGTTTCTGGCCTATCTCTTTGACCTGGACTTCGCGGTGAAAATCGCCGACATGCAGGCCCCGGAAATCCAGGCGCAGACCCCGCGCGAGCTGTTTGCGGCGATTCTCGAAACCGAGAAGAAGGTGACCCGCAACATCTACGCCGCCACAACGCGCGCCGAAGAGGAAGGCGACCACGCCACCTTCGAATTCCTGCAATGGTTCGTGCGTGAGCAGCGCGAGGAGGAGACCCAGTTCTCCGACATCCTTGCCAAGATCGACCTGATCGGCGAAGGCCCGCACGCGCTCTATTTCATCGACCAGGAAATCTCCAGGATCGGCGGAGCCGAATAG
- the uxaC gene encoding glucuronate isomerase translates to MLDTDRLFPLEPKARDLARALYREVSRLPIISPHGHTDPRWYAENEPFPDPAQLFVVPDHYVFRMLCSQGIPPEKLGVARIDGGTSETDSRAIWRLFAENFYLFRGTPSRGWLEHAFEHVFGLTKRLGPDTADEFYDHIDDCLKRPEFRPRALFERFNIEVIATTEDPLDDLKWHRQIRESGWTGGRVITAYRPDPVVDPDFEGFAENVEKLGAITGLDTTNYDQYLDAHRMRRAYFRKFGATSTDHGHATARTEDLPKAEATALFEKALKGACSADEADAFRGHMLTEMARMSIEDGLVLQIHPGSFRNHSSTMMARHGRNVGFDIPVQTSYVEALRPLLNAVGMDPALSIILFTLDETVYTRELAPLAGAYPSLKLGPAWWFHDSPEGMRRYREMTTETAGFYNTVGFNDDTRAFCSIPARHDVARRVDCAYLATLVTTGRLDEDEAPEVARDLTYNLVKRAYRL, encoded by the coding sequence ATGCTTGACACTGACCGGCTTTTCCCGCTGGAACCGAAGGCGCGGGACCTGGCGCGCGCGCTTTATCGCGAAGTGAGCAGGCTGCCGATCATCAGCCCGCACGGTCATACCGATCCGCGCTGGTATGCCGAAAACGAACCGTTTCCGGATCCCGCGCAACTGTTCGTGGTGCCCGACCACTACGTTTTCCGCATGCTGTGCTCGCAGGGCATTCCGCCGGAAAAACTCGGCGTTGCCCGCATCGACGGCGGGACGAGCGAGACCGACAGCCGGGCGATCTGGCGACTGTTCGCGGAAAATTTCTACCTGTTCCGGGGCACGCCCAGCCGGGGCTGGCTGGAACACGCCTTCGAGCATGTCTTCGGCCTGACCAAGCGGCTGGGACCCGACACGGCGGATGAATTCTACGATCACATCGACGATTGCCTGAAGCGACCGGAATTCCGCCCGCGCGCCCTGTTCGAGCGGTTCAACATCGAGGTGATCGCAACCACCGAAGACCCGCTCGACGATCTGAAATGGCATCGGCAAATCCGCGAAAGCGGCTGGACCGGCGGGCGCGTGATCACCGCCTATCGCCCCGACCCGGTGGTTGATCCCGATTTCGAGGGCTTTGCCGAAAATGTGGAAAAACTCGGCGCGATCACCGGGCTCGATACCACGAACTACGACCAGTATCTCGACGCCCATCGCATGCGGCGGGCCTATTTCAGGAAATTCGGCGCGACCAGCACCGATCACGGCCACGCCACCGCCCGCACCGAGGACCTGCCGAAGGCCGAAGCCACCGCGCTGTTTGAAAAGGCGCTGAAGGGCGCGTGCAGCGCGGATGAAGCGGACGCCTTCCGCGGCCATATGCTGACCGAGATGGCCCGGATGAGCATCGAGGATGGACTGGTTCTGCAGATCCACCCCGGCTCCTTCCGCAACCATTCCAGCACGATGATGGCCCGGCACGGACGCAATGTCGGCTTCGATATTCCGGTCCAGACCAGCTATGTCGAGGCGCTGCGCCCGCTGCTGAACGCCGTCGGCATGGACCCGGCGCTCAGCATCATCCTGTTCACGCTGGACGAGACCGTCTACACCCGCGAACTCGCGCCGCTTGCCGGCGCCTATCCCTCGCTGAAGCTCGGTCCGGCATGGTGGTTCCATGACAGCCCGGAGGGCATGCGCCGCTACCGCGAGATGACGACCGAGACGGCTGGCTTCTACAACACCGTCGGCTTCAACGACGATACCCGCGCCTTCTGCTCGATCCCCGCCCGCCATGATGTTGCCCGCCGCGTCGACTGCGCCTATCTGGCGACGCTGGTGACCACCGGCCGGCTGGACGAGGACGAGGCGCCGGAAGTCGCCCGCGACCTCACCTACAATCTGGTCAAACGCGCCTACAGATTGTGA
- a CDS encoding GntR family transcriptional regulator: MVANIEQPRQTVTDLIYDRLYRQVIENELPPGTKLSEAEVARTLGVSRQPVRDAFYRLSQQGFLLVRPQRATLVAPISVEAVMQALFIRTALEVATVMAAAEQGTDEDFDRLDALLEEQGRAVQADDRMGFHRLDDELHRQICALAGHEYAWTLIREHKAHMDRIRLLSLSFTAHDALAEHRAIVGAIKARDADAAVAAIRHHLSRIAGSITRIHQTNPGFFDQEQI; this comes from the coding sequence ATGGTGGCCAATATCGAGCAGCCCCGGCAGACGGTGACCGACCTGATCTATGACAGGCTCTACCGCCAGGTCATCGAGAACGAGCTACCGCCCGGCACGAAGCTTTCGGAAGCCGAGGTCGCGCGCACGCTCGGCGTGTCGCGCCAGCCGGTGCGCGATGCCTTTTACCGGCTGTCGCAGCAGGGTTTTCTGCTGGTGCGGCCGCAGCGCGCCACGCTCGTCGCGCCCATTTCGGTGGAGGCGGTGATGCAGGCGCTGTTCATCCGCACGGCGCTGGAGGTGGCGACCGTTATGGCCGCCGCGGAGCAGGGAACGGACGAGGATTTCGACAGGCTCGACGCATTGCTCGAGGAGCAAGGCAGGGCGGTGCAAGCCGATGACCGGATGGGCTTCCATCGTCTCGATGACGAACTTCACCGCCAGATCTGCGCGCTGGCTGGCCATGAATACGCCTGGACGCTGATCCGCGAGCATAAGGCCCATATGGATCGCATTCGTCTCCTCTCGCTGTCCTTCACCGCCCATGATGCGCTTGCCGAGCACCGCGCCATCGTCGGCGCGATCAAGGCGCGGGACGCCGATGCCGCCGTTGCGGCCATTCGCCATCACCTTTCCCGGATCGCCGGCAGCATCACGCGCATCCACCAGACCAATCCCGGTTTCTTCGATCAGGAACAGATATGA
- a CDS encoding sugar kinase: protein MKNILSIGECMVEMAPRADGAYTRGFAGDTFNAAWYLAKLLPEGATVDYFTAVGTDAVSGEMLDFMERSGVGTGCIRRIEERTVGLYMIALKDGERSFSYWRGQSAAKRLAADRAALEAAVRGRDLVLFSGITMAIVDEADRGTLLDVLAEARKVGAVIAFDPNMRLRLWPSRAAMAETIMQAAAISDMVLPSFDEDGSVFGDDTPEATIARYRARSAETVVVKNGVDMIHARSGTEGAISFQPTPAENVVDTTAAGDSFNAGLIAALARGESLVDAIARAAALSSRVIAARGALVDDAVG, encoded by the coding sequence ATGAAAAACATTCTCAGCATCGGCGAATGCATGGTCGAGATGGCTCCGCGCGCCGATGGCGCCTATACGCGCGGCTTCGCCGGCGACACGTTCAACGCCGCCTGGTATCTGGCGAAGCTTTTGCCCGAAGGCGCCACGGTCGACTATTTCACCGCCGTCGGCACGGATGCCGTCTCCGGCGAGATGCTCGATTTCATGGAGCGGTCAGGCGTCGGAACCGGCTGCATCCGCCGGATCGAGGAGCGCACGGTCGGCCTCTACATGATCGCGCTGAAGGATGGCGAACGCTCGTTTTCCTACTGGCGCGGTCAGTCCGCCGCCAAACGGCTCGCCGCCGATCGCGCGGCGCTTGAGGCGGCCGTGCGGGGCAGGGACCTTGTCCTGTTTTCCGGCATCACCATGGCGATTGTCGACGAGGCCGATCGCGGCACGCTGCTGGACGTGCTTGCCGAGGCGCGAAAGGTAGGCGCGGTGATCGCCTTCGATCCCAATATGCGCCTCCGTCTCTGGCCCTCGCGCGCGGCGATGGCGGAGACCATCATGCAGGCCGCGGCGATCAGCGACATGGTGCTGCCTTCGTTTGACGAGGATGGCTCGGTGTTCGGCGACGACACTCCTGAGGCGACGATCGCCCGCTATCGCGCGCGCAGCGCGGAGACGGTGGTGGTCAAGAACGGCGTCGATATGATTCATGCCCGGTCCGGAACGGAGGGCGCGATCAGCTTCCAGCCGACGCCGGCCGAAAACGTGGTCGACACCACGGCGGCGGGCGACAGCTTCAATGCCGGTTTGATCGCGGCGCTGGCGCGGGGCGAAAGCCTTGTCGATGCCATCGCCCGGGCCGCGGCTCTTTCTTCCCGCGTCATTGCAGCGCGCGGCGCGCTCGTGGACGACGCGGTTGGGTGA
- a CDS encoding RidA family protein yields MKKSINPNGVRKPFGNYSHGLYVPPGAGLLVTSGQLGIGADEVIPRSVKGQAELCFEAIGKILAEADMGFEDVIRINGYVTMREDFPAYMDVRDRFISDPLPVSTLLIVSGFTRAEFLVEVEVTAAKVP; encoded by the coding sequence ATGAAAAAGAGCATCAACCCTAACGGCGTGCGCAAACCCTTCGGAAATTACAGCCACGGGCTTTACGTGCCGCCCGGCGCGGGGCTGCTGGTCACCTCCGGCCAACTCGGCATCGGCGCGGACGAGGTGATCCCGCGTTCGGTCAAGGGACAGGCCGAGCTCTGTTTCGAGGCGATCGGCAAGATCCTCGCGGAGGCCGATATGGGCTTCGAGGACGTGATCCGCATCAATGGCTATGTGACGATGCGCGAGGATTTCCCCGCCTATATGGACGTGCGCGACCGGTTCATTTCCGATCCCCTGCCCGTCTCCACGCTGCTGATCGTCTCCGGCTTCACCCGCGCCGAGTTTCTGGTCGAGGTCGAGGTGACGGCGGCCAAGGTCCCGTAA
- a CDS encoding aldehyde dehydrogenase family protein — MSHHRKFFIDGAWVEPDGRETLDVINPATEEVVTAIALGQASDVDKAVAAARRAFESFSLTTREERLALMERVLECYRARADDLVEAVMSEMGAPLKLARSAQVPVGASHISNTRKALENFEFSEERNKGLIVREPIGVCALITPWNWPLNQIAAKVAPALATGCTVVLKPSEIAPLSAIIFAEIMEEAGVPPGVFNLVNGTGPDVGQVMAGHKEVDMVSFTGSTRAGIIVAKTAADTVKRVCQELGGKSPNIVLEDADFEKAVAGGVRSCFQNSGQSCDAPTRMLVPAARRDEALEIARKAALTLKVGDPRAEDTDLGPVVSRQQYDKIQGLIETAISEGATVAVGGPGRPDGINHGYYVKPTVFGHVDNAMTIAREEVFGPVLSVLSYQSEEEAIAIANDTPFGLAAYVQSSDLDHARKVAARLRAGNVTINDPDWDTAIPFGGYKQSGNGREFADWGMEDFLEIKGIRGYTA, encoded by the coding sequence ATGTCCCACCACAGAAAATTCTTCATCGACGGCGCCTGGGTCGAACCGGACGGGCGGGAAACGCTCGACGTCATCAATCCGGCGACCGAGGAGGTCGTCACCGCGATCGCGCTCGGACAGGCATCGGATGTCGACAAGGCGGTGGCTGCCGCGCGGCGCGCCTTCGAGAGCTTCTCGCTCACCACGCGCGAGGAGCGCCTGGCGCTTATGGAACGGGTGCTGGAATGCTACCGGGCGCGCGCCGACGATCTGGTCGAGGCTGTCATGAGCGAAATGGGCGCGCCGCTGAAGCTCGCGCGCAGCGCCCAGGTTCCCGTCGGCGCTTCCCATATCAGCAACACCCGCAAGGCGCTGGAGAATTTCGAGTTCTCCGAGGAGCGCAACAAGGGGCTGATCGTGCGTGAGCCGATCGGCGTCTGCGCCCTGATCACGCCGTGGAACTGGCCGCTGAACCAGATCGCGGCCAAGGTCGCCCCGGCGCTCGCCACCGGCTGCACCGTGGTGCTGAAGCCCTCCGAAATCGCGCCGCTCTCGGCCATCATCTTCGCCGAGATCATGGAGGAGGCCGGCGTTCCGCCCGGCGTCTTCAATCTCGTCAACGGCACCGGCCCGGATGTCGGCCAGGTCATGGCCGGCCACAAAGAAGTCGACATGGTCTCCTTCACCGGCTCCACCCGGGCCGGCATCATCGTCGCGAAGACCGCCGCGGACACGGTCAAGCGCGTCTGCCAGGAGCTTGGCGGCAAATCGCCGAACATCGTGCTGGAGGATGCCGATTTCGAAAAGGCGGTGGCCGGCGGCGTGCGCTCCTGCTTCCAGAATTCCGGCCAGTCCTGCGACGCGCCGACGCGCATGCTCGTGCCCGCCGCAAGGCGTGACGAAGCGCTGGAGATTGCCAGAAAGGCGGCGCTCACGCTCAAGGTTGGCGATCCGCGCGCGGAAGACACCGATCTCGGCCCGGTCGTCAGCCGCCAGCAATATGACAAGATCCAGGGGCTTATCGAAACGGCGATATCCGAGGGCGCGACCGTTGCCGTCGGCGGCCCCGGCCGCCCGGATGGCATCAATCACGGCTACTACGTAAAACCCACCGTTTTCGGCCATGTCGACAACGCCATGACGATTGCCCGCGAGGAAGTCTTCGGCCCGGTGCTGTCGGTGCTGTCCTATCAGAGCGAGGAGGAGGCGATCGCGATCGCCAACGACACGCCCTTTGGCCTTGCCGCCTATGTCCAGTCCAGCGATCTCGACCATGCCCGCAAGGTCGCGGCGCGGCTTCGCGCCGGCAATGTCACGATCAACGATCCGGACTGGGACACCGCCATTCCCTTCGGCGGCTATAAGCAATCCGGCAATGGCCGAGAGTTTGCCGACTGGGGCATGGAAGATTTTCTGGAAATCAAGGGGATACGCGGCTACACGGCTTAA
- the ung gene encoding uracil-DNA glycosylase translates to MGEIKLEPGWKEKLQPEFESAYMAGLRSFLVDEKKNGQVVFPKGEEYFRALDLTPLERVKVVILGQDPYHGPGQAHGLCFSVRPGVRTPPSLVNIYKELAADVGFQKVDHGFLEHWAKQGVLLLNSVLTVRQAAAASHRGKGWEEFTDAVIRVVNDECPHVVFILWGAYAQKKASFVDRSRHLVLKSPHPSPLSAHNGFFGSRPFSKANQFLLEQGIEPIDWQLPKDPGES, encoded by the coding sequence ATGGGCGAAATCAAACTCGAGCCGGGCTGGAAGGAAAAGCTTCAACCGGAATTCGAAAGCGCCTACATGGCGGGCCTCAGATCCTTTCTTGTCGATGAGAAGAAAAACGGGCAGGTCGTCTTTCCCAAAGGCGAGGAATATTTTCGCGCGCTCGATCTGACCCCGCTCGAGCGGGTGAAGGTCGTCATTCTCGGGCAGGATCCCTATCACGGGCCGGGACAGGCGCACGGGCTCTGCTTTTCAGTGCGTCCGGGCGTGCGCACGCCGCCCTCGCTGGTCAATATCTACAAGGAGCTGGCCGCCGATGTCGGATTTCAGAAGGTCGATCACGGCTTTCTGGAGCATTGGGCGAAGCAGGGCGTATTGCTTTTGAACTCGGTGCTGACCGTGCGCCAGGCCGCCGCCGCCTCCCATCGCGGCAAGGGCTGGGAGGAGTTCACCGACGCCGTGATCCGCGTCGTGAACGACGAGTGCCCGCATGTCGTGTTCATCCTGTGGGGCGCCTATGCCCAGAAGAAGGCGAGCTTTGTCGATAGAAGCCGGCATCTGGTGCTGAAATCCCCGCACCCCTCGCCGCTTTCCGCCCATAACGGCTTTTTCGGCAGCCGCCCGTTTTCCAAGGCCAACCAGTTCCTGCTCGAACAGGGCATCGAGCCGATCGACTGGCAATTGCCGAAAGATCCCGGAGAAAGTTGA
- a CDS encoding DsrE family protein produces MQTTAFVATIFDGKSNPNKVTVAFTMALNALKKGHSATIILMVEAVELGKPGATDGIDIGAPFEPVSDLLEKYRAAGGKIAICGACMKHNGMSAEEMDPAYEIITAPDVIDLLMNAEGSLQIT; encoded by the coding sequence ATGCAAACCACAGCTTTTGTTGCAACGATATTCGACGGCAAGTCCAACCCGAACAAGGTGACCGTCGCCTTCACCATGGCGCTCAACGCGCTTAAGAAGGGGCACAGCGCCACGATCATCCTGATGGTCGAGGCCGTGGAACTGGGCAAGCCCGGTGCGACCGACGGCATCGATATCGGCGCGCCGTTCGAGCCGGTGTCCGACCTGCTTGAGAAATACCGCGCGGCCGGCGGCAAGATCGCGATCTGTGGCGCCTGCATGAAGCATAACGGCATGAGCGCGGAAGAGATGGACCCCGCCTACGAGATCATCACCGCGCCCGACGTCATTGATCTTCTGATGAACGCCGAGGGATCGCTGCAAATCACCTGA
- a CDS encoding ABC transporter substrate-binding protein: protein MLNFKTTVFATAAIAAFAGFAAPVVAQDTKTVAITYIVEHPALDAVREGIVESLAEKGYKEGENLKVVARSAQGNMTTQSQIADEFAGIAPDVAVGISTPSAQALKNSMGDTPVVFAAVTDPVAAGLIENPEKPESNITGTSDKQPPKPALELIQKLVPDVKTIGVIYNPGEANSVVQVDDIKAGAAELGLTVVESPAAQSTMVPDAARNLVGKADAILLPTDNSVISVLEAIVTVGERAKLPVFTTDTDSVERGAVAALGFNYAEMGTVTGDMIAQILEGTPVADIPVVVPGNQDLFLNLKAAKAMGIEVPADVVDSAKKVIE from the coding sequence ATGCTCAACTTCAAGACAACGGTGTTCGCCACCGCGGCGATCGCCGCTTTTGCCGGCTTTGCCGCACCGGTCGTCGCCCAGGACACCAAGACCGTCGCCATCACCTATATCGTCGAACACCCCGCCCTTGACGCCGTGCGCGAAGGCATTGTCGAGAGCCTTGCCGAAAAGGGCTACAAGGAAGGCGAGAACCTGAAGGTCGTCGCTCGCTCCGCCCAGGGCAACATGACCACGCAGAGCCAGATCGCCGATGAATTCGCCGGCATCGCGCCGGACGTCGCGGTCGGCATTTCGACGCCATCGGCCCAGGCGCTGAAGAATTCCATGGGCGACACCCCCGTCGTCTTCGCCGCCGTCACCGACCCCGTCGCCGCCGGCCTGATCGAGAACCCTGAAAAGCCGGAATCCAACATCACCGGCACCTCCGACAAGCAGCCGCCGAAGCCGGCGCTGGAGCTGATCCAGAAGCTCGTTCCGGACGTCAAGACCATCGGCGTGATCTACAATCCGGGCGAAGCCAACTCGGTCGTGCAGGTCGATGACATCAAGGCTGGCGCCGCCGAACTCGGCCTGACCGTCGTCGAAAGCCCCGCCGCCCAGTCCACCATGGTGCCGGATGCGGCCCGCAACCTCGTCGGCAAGGCCGACGCCATCCTGCTGCCGACCGACAATTCGGTGATCTCGGTTCTGGAAGCGATCGTGACCGTTGGCGAGCGCGCCAAGCTGCCCGTCTTCACCACCGACACCGATTCCGTCGAGCGCGGCGCGGTCGCGGCCCTCGGCTTCAACTATGCCGAAATGGGCACGGTCACCGGCGATATGATCGCCCAGATCCTTGAAGGCACGCCCGTCGCCGATATTCCGGTCGTCGTTCCCGGCAATCAGGACCTGTTCCTGAACCTCAAGGCGGCCAAGGCCATGGGCATCGAGGTTCCGGCCGACGTCGTTGACAGCGCCAAGAAGGTCATCGAGTAA